The following coding sequences lie in one Falco naumanni isolate bFalNau1 chromosome 18, bFalNau1.pat, whole genome shotgun sequence genomic window:
- the LOC121098958 gene encoding glial fibrillary acidic protein, which translates to MESQRLSYGRRFSPTTPMYRVLPTNPPARLRAPHSTQAGARMGARLGSGKMDFSLAAALNSEFRETRTNEKVEMMELNDRFASYIEKVRLLEQQNKVLVVELNQVRDQEPPRLANIYQEELRDLRRHVEQLATAKARLEIERDNLAEDLSSLQQKLQDEVTLRLEAESNLAAYRQDVDAAALARLDLERRVGTLQDEITFLRKVHEEELRELQEQLARQRVHVEVDASKPDLTAALRDIRSQYEAMATSNIQETEEWYKSKFADLTDAAARHAEALRAAKQEANEYRRQLQALTCDLEALRGSNESQERQLRELEERYALETAGYQDTVVRLEEDIRSLKEEMARHLQEYQDLLNVKLALDIEIATYRKLLEGEESRITIPVQSFSNLQIRETSLDTKSLSEAHLKRSIVVKTVETRDGEVIKESKQEHKEAA; encoded by the exons ATGGAGAGCCAGCGGCTGTCCTATGGCCGCCGCTtcagccccaccacccccatGTACCGGGTGCTCCCCACCAaccccccagcccggctccgtgctccccacagcacccaggcaggTGCCCGCATGGGTGCCCGCCTGGGGTCAGGCAAGATGGACTTCTCGCTGGCTGCGGCACTCAACTCAGAGTTCAGAGAGACACGCACCAACGAGAAAGTGGAGATGATGGAGCTCAATGACCGCTTTGCCAGCTACATCGAGAAGGTCCGgctcctggagcagcagaacaaagtGCTAGTGGTGGAGCTGAACCAGGTGCGGGACCAAGAACCCCCGCGTCTGGCCAACATCTACCAGGAGGAGCTGCGTGACCTGCGGCGCCATGTGGAGCAGTTGGCCACGGCCAAAGCCCGTCTGGAAATTGAGAGAGACAACCTCGCCGAGGACctcagcagcctccagcagaa GCTGCAGGACGAGGTGACCCTGCGGCTGGAGGCCGAGAGCAACCTGGCTGCCTACAGGCAG GAtgtggatgctgctgccttggcTCGCCTGGACCTGGAGCGGCGGGTGGGGACCCTGCAGGATGAGATCACCTTCCTCCGCAAGGTCCACGAGGAG GAGCTgcgggagctgcaggagcagctggcccGGCAACGGGTGCACGTGGAGGTGGATGCAAGCAAGCCGGACCTGACAGCCGCCCTGCGTGACATCCGCAGCCAGTACGAGGCCATGGCCACCAGCAACATCCAGGAAACCGAGGAGTGGTACAAGTCCAAG TTTGCAGACCTGACGGACGCGGCTGCCCGGCACGCGGAAGCCCTGCGCGCAGCCAAGCAGGAGGCCAACGAGTATCGGCGCCAGCTCCAGGCCCTCACCTGTGACCTGGAGGCTCTGCGGGGCTCG AATGAGTCCCAGGAGAGGCAGCtgcgggagctggaggagcGCTACGCGCTGGAAACGGCAGGCTACCAGGACACCGTGGTGCGGCTGGAGGAGGACATCCGCAGCCTCAAGGAGGAGATGGCCCGGCACCTACAGGAGTACCAGGATCTGCTCAATGTCAAGCTGGCCCTCGACATTGAGATCGCCACGTACCGCAAGCTGCTGGAGGGCGAGGAGAGCAG GATCACCATCCCTGTGCAGAGCTTCTCCAACCTGCAGATCCGAG AGACCAGCCTGGACACTAAATCCCTGTCAGAAGCCCACCTGAAGAGGAGCATTGTGGTCAAAACCGTGGAGACCAGAGATGGAGAG GTGATCAAGGAGTCCAAGCAGGAGCACAAGGAGGCGGCGTAG